AAAGTGGATTTGCGTGATGCGTATCAGCAAGTAGTGCTTGATGAGGCCTCCAGAGAGTATGTCACAATTTCGACACACATGGGGTTGTTTCAGTACACCCGCTTGGCTTTTTGGAGTGTCGTCAGCTCCTGCTATATTTCAACGTGAGATGGAGAACTTGCCGAGAGGGCTACCACATGTGGCtgtctatttagacgacattctTGTCACAGGTGCTAATGATGCTGAACATTTCAACAACCTTCATGCTGTGCTTCGCAAGCTTCAAGAATCTGGCCTAAAAGTGAAACTCGAGAAGTGTCACTTCTTCGTGCCACAAGTGGAGTATCTTGGGCACATCATCAGTAAGGAAGGCCTTTCCCCAAACGTCGACAAGATGGCTGTCATTCTGCATGCCCCTGTGCCAAAAGAGTTCAAAGAACTTCAGAGTTTCTTGGGATTTGTCAATTTCTACCGGCGTTTTTTGCCTAATCTTTCTGCACTTATTTCTCCCCTGCACTCTCTTCTTTGGGATGGAAAGAAATGGGAGTGGGGGCAGGATCAGAAAGATGCATTCAAAGCCTACAAGCACCTGGTGACCTCGGCTCTAATTCTCGTGCATTTCCGCCCGGACAGGCCTGTATGTCTCAGCTGTGACGCGTCACCTTATGGCATTGGTTCTGGCCCACAAAGGTGCTGATGGCCGAGAACATCCCATTTCTTTTGCCTCACAGAGCTTGTCAAAAGCAGAACGAAACTACAGTCAACTTGACAAGAAGGCCCTGGCACTCGTTTTTGGTGTAGATCGGATCCACCAGTACTTCTGGGGCATACGGTTTCAAGTATACACTACCACAAGCCACTTCTCGGACTGCTGGGTGCCGGCAAGCCTGTCACTGTGCAAGCATCACCAAGATTGGTCAGGTGGGCTCTCAAGCTATCCGCGTACAAGTACGCACTTGTATACAAGCCTGGAAGAGAGCTTGGGCATGGTGACGCTCTTAGTAAACTGCCACTACCGAACGACAGCAGCGCACTGCCTGACCCTGCCGAGATTTTTATGTTGGAGGAGGCCTATCCACGACTTCTTTCACCTGCTGTGGTGGCACGAGCCACCAGGAACGATCCAGTTTGGGTCACGTTATGCATTCTGTATTGAAAGGAGAGAGCCTCCCAGCTGGGCCAGAGTGCAACCCTTTTAACACAAGAAGCTCAGAACTCAGTCTCCATGAAGGCTGCTTACCATGGGAATCAAGAGTCGTGGTTCCAAAATCACTGCAGGCCCAAGTACTTGGAGTATTTCACGCCAGTCACCCTGGTATTGAAAAAAGCAAAATTATTGCTAGGAGCCATGTCTGGTGGCCAGGCATAGACAATGACGTTGCCAACAGTGTTAAAAGCTGCACTACGTGCCAGACTCAACAACGGGCTGCGCAGCCGGTCCAGCAGATCCCATGGCCATTTCCGCACCGACCCTGGTCAGGGCTTCACATTGATTTTGGGGGACCATTTCTAGGACACACGTTCTTAGTCATCGAGGATGCTTTCTCGAAGTGGATAGAAGTCTTCCCTGTGTCATCCACATCTGCAGAAGCTACCATTTCTGCCCCGAGAATTGCATTCGCTCAGCACGGCCTCCCTGACGTAatagctgctgagcacgagatcgcgggatcgaatcccggccgcggcggccgcattttgatggaggcgaaatgcaaaaacgcccgtgtgcttgcgttgtagtgcacgttaaaaaccccaggtggtcaaaattattccagagccttccactacggtgtgccttataatcagaactggttttggcacgtaaaaccccagaaaggaagaaagaatagTCTGTGACAATGGCCCTGCGGTTACCAGTGCACAGTACCTTGAGTTCCTAACTCGAAACGGAATACGCCGCATGCTTGTACCACCGTATCACCCCGCCTCGAACGGTGCAGCAGAACGAGTGGTACAGACTGCAAAGAACGAACTTAAGAAGTCTGGCTCTGACAATTTCAAAACACAGATTTACAGGTTCTTATTTCATTATCGGACAACCTCACATGAAGTAACTGGTCGGCCACCATGTGAGCTCGTAATGGCTAGAGTGTTCAAGACTCCGTTGGATGTCCTGCGGCCTAGTTTACAAGAATCGGTGCTCTTAAAACAACTGAAACAGAAGTTTAATGCTGACAGAGGGTCACTGCAGGCACCATTACTCCAACCAGGAGATAAATTGTATGCGAGAAACTTCCGCACAGGTGCACCGTGGTTGCGCCAGTGTTTTGGATGTCAATCCACCGTCGGCCCATGTCCTTTGTCGAGACGGTTCGACATGGAACCGACACAATGACCTTTTGCGCAGACAGTGCCATTTCGTCCTGCTGGCGCACAAGCTTTTCCTCATCTGGAGCAGCCGCCCATCGATTCTCCAGCTGTTCCGGATGTGCTTCATGAGAAAGAACCAGACCTACATCTCCCAGCTGCACCCGACGTGCTACATGAGGCACAATCGCCTGGAAGTGTATCTTGAAGTAGCTGTGCCGTGGACAACCCTGTTATGGCTGCACCTTGCACACCAAAGTTACCGCGTAGCACAAGAACTCGAAAACCTATCATCAAGTACTCCCCGTAGCATGCAACTTAAGAGGAGAAATGGCGGAAATGCAGCGCCCCCAAGCAGCGCTGCCTTTTTGTGTTGCTGCTGCGCCATGCCTAGCGGGCAAGTGATAAGTGGCCGCGGTAGTCGGCGTTCGGAGGCAATAAACATGTGAGTTCATCAAGACAAGGCATGCTTGGCCTGCTTCTTCAGTGGCTGCGCTTAGCAGGCCAACTTATAGGCGTGCTTGGCCcgtttcttcggtggctgcaCTTCGCAGGCCAACATGGTTCACATTCAATGAGCCATACGCAATTGTATCAACCTCCAGCAAATCTCCTGGCGGGAAAAAACGATGTTAATTGTAATGGTTCTGAATGGTTTAGTTGTTACTGTTCCTCATACTAAATATATATCACCATATATTGTTGCTTTATTTAAGCCAGAGTTTGTTTTCAATGCTTTACGCATGATCATTATCATTGGCGATCGCTCTGTACGCGAAATTCCACAAACGACCACATGTCTAATCAGATTTTGACCGCGCGTCACGAAGAGTGTTGTCCGTTCTCAAATGGACAACACTATACAATAATAGGGCAGTATCCGAAGccccggctccggcgagggcctttttctgggaACTGCTCCGCCGCTGCTGTTCCAGATcggtgggcttttcgcgctcgcgaagttCGCGGAAAGTAAGGGTCATCTGCTACGCGCTGTACTTTTTTGGATTCAATTTCCACGCAGAacacttaaagtctatttaacttcaacagtgtggtgctgcatggagcttacctatctttgagcgttgtctttgtgcttggacagcaagagaatgcaaaaactagtgtgtcaaactcatcagcgcgacctagctccggtgctagagctCGGGCACATGCGTAGAAACGCGCTGAATGAGCCCGcacaaggaaagaacgtaaaaaaaaagtattcgcatgggtacgcgggcaatatcACCATGCTTGCAAGTATAAAAGTAACGAAAAAactaaattactcgcgcagtcaagtgaaatacgtgcgtgcagtgaccgcttcgctcaccactacgagCTTTTCCCttacggtcagtagtggtttacagccataTGCATTTGTATTTATTAGACATTTTTTCAggctcgacaatactttattatagACAGAgcacagtgagaaggtgtaagggaaacaagagaaagagcagagatggccctaacgccgcaatattgtcgGCTTATTTCGCTTCcgagatagcgtacacgaacaattcttgctgtacgctatctcttcaacaCAAACTTTGCGCAAGATGTACCTCAGGGCGTTAACCATGAGTGATGTTTGTTTCatattcagacattcgaaagacaagccattccagccaataggtaaacaaacataataAATAGGTGaacaaatatacagggtgtttcatcgaacactttcaaaaattcttaaaggttgcctgtggcagatagcacaattctagttcgtgagctgagatggtttcgcggccgcggcccgagcgctcatcgcggcgctgcacaggagagagaatgaggcgcgcacgcGTCGTCATTTTCGTACCGCGGAACTactgtggcgcccccagcggagtatgcagctgccGCACCAGCTGTCAtgtgcgccgctccggattcctagaggagagaaagcggggagcgtaggagagaagagagagggggaggagacgcgcatgcgctgtgggcgtgtgggacgcgggcgccaccctgtagaggattcctagaggagataAAGGGGGGAGggcaggagaggagagagagggggggggatgcgcatgcgctgtgggggtctGGAACGCcgcggtacggtggctagaagtatggtggctagaagggggcaGTGTGACGGGCAGCGTATCTGCGCCGTGCGCGGGAGAGGCGCGATGAGTGATGAATTTTCCCGgcgccgctaggggcgctgcagcgCCCTGGTGTGCAAGGACAAGCCAACGCGGCCATTCGCAGTGTAGCGCCAGCGAGGTCTGCCGGGCGAGCGTAGGCGTGTAGACCGCGCTTGTTTGCACATTGATCGTGATCAAAGCTGGGAAGCGTCGCTCATGTGCCACTGTGATTATTTTGAGGTACGTAGTGCGTGACATTGTGTTGTTCCTGTGTTACGGTGTGTACGCATGGCGCCGAAAGCACGAACGTGTTTTGTACCCGGGTGCAGAAGCGGCTACAGAACGTGCAAAGCCAAGGCCTCCCTTTTCAGAGCGCCTAAAGACGCAGTTCGGCGTGAATTGTGGTCGCGAAACATCAAACGCGCTGACAAGGAGTTGACGACAAAGTGTGTAGTTTGTGAACGGCACTTCGAATTGAAGTACATCGAAAGGACCTTTCGGCATGTGATTAATGGGGAAGTAGTCGAAATTACACGTGATCGTCCGCAGCTGACTGACGACGCTATTCCTACTGTCTTTCCGGATGCCCCCAAATACTTCACCAAGAAAGCGCCTGTCAAACGGAAGGAGAGGAACTTGTGCAACCAAGTTAAACAGCCTCCAAAACGGAAAAAGATAGTCACGGCCAACGACGCGCAGCCGGCGCAGTCATCGGACCTGCACGACGTAGCCGACTTCTCACTGGGCCAGTCGCCAGTACAGGACAAGACCGAGCCAAATGTAGAGCGCATTTGCCAAAATCTTCAGCTGCCTGAGAAATCCTGGAGCAAACTGAGATTCGCAGCAGAACCGCACGCTGCTTTCTTCGGCATTTGCGAGCGAGAAGGAGATGGGATCTGTAATATACGGCTGCCAAAAGCGGTAACTTTCCAAGAAGGTAACAACCAGCGAGAGCCAGTGCAATGCTTTGTCTATGTGCGAGGTGTAAAACAGTCGGAGCGCATTGTTAAATCCTCTGATGAAGCACAAGCATTCCTCGACGCTACTCACTCGCTTGTGATCTGCACAGGTTGCGGACTAACACCAGAAAAATCAAGCAAGTATGCATCGTTTGGTGGCGCCCACTTTTCTACTAAATGCACTCTCACATGTGAAGTGCCGGGACCCTGTATCCACTGCAAATATTTAAGGAAGCTGATTCAGAATCAGAAATAGAGGAGAAAACGGCCGCGTGTGGCAATCAGTCGGCTAAAAAACACGCGAACACACGTCGCCGCTTGCAAGCCACACAAAAAAAGCTTTGCAACACGACCAAGTTGCTTGAAGCTATGAGGCAGGCAAATGAGAAAATGGGGGATGACGTGCTCAGTGATCGCATCAAGGCATTGCCTCCTAAACAACAAATAGCCATTAGGACCTGCTTCAAAGCAGCAGGAAGAAGGTCAACATCTGGCATGCGTTATGAGAATGAATGGATTCTTGAATGTGTCCTCTTACGTATGAGAAGCCCTAAACTTTATGAACAACTGCGAAAGCACAAGATCCTGATTTTGCCCGGTCGAACCTGTCTGCAGCGCTATGTTCAAAAGTTTAAAAGTGGCTTTGGCTTCAGTGAAAATGTATTCAAAGCTATCACCGTGAAAACTGAGGATATGGACATGAATGCACGGCACGGCGGTATAGTCTTTGATGAGATGAAGTTGAGCGAGCACTTCAGCGTCAACGCTGCAGGTAAGCACAGGCAGTGGGGCTACCTCTACCACGATTATTGGTACCTCTAGCATGGTATCAGTGTAAATAAATATGGCATTTTGCACCGTGTAGTCATGGGAGTTCTATAATTTCAGGTGCAGTACAAGGTTTCGTGGACCTCGGGAAATATACGCCTGAAGAAGATAAAACTGTTCCAGCCGATCATGGAATGGTGATTCTCTTGCAACCATTTCAAGGTGTGTAATGCTGTCTACATTGTACGTACTAATAGGTCTTGTgtgccactgtttttttttcatataaagAGAAGTGTATTCCCACTGTTCCCGTACTTACAGCAGTGCTGTATTAATGAGTGTAAGCACTAGCTACATACATAAAAAAGACGGTATAAGAAGAGACAATGTTTTGCATATGCTCGGTTCAATAAGCATGCACTGCCACTGACTGAATATACAAACATTGCTGTTTCCTTTAATAAGGTATGCATGCTGTCTGTGTGGCTCTTTTATTGTGCAGGTGACTGAACCCAAATACTTGGTGTGTTTGCATCAAGAGGCAACATCAAGGCTGAAATGCTGACAAAGCTTTTGCTGGAAGCAATACTGCTAGCAGAACGGGCTGGACTGTTTGTTGACTTTTTGACTTGCGACGGTGCTTCATGGAACCGTAGCATGTGGAGATCATTTGGAATTGGTGGTAAGAAACCATTTGGTGTTCAGCTTATCTAACTGTTTTTTTAAGATATAGCCAATTGTCTCATTATTGCATTAACACAATGTGATGAATACGCGCAGTCATGTGTGACACCAAATGGCTAGAGGGGGTACAGTAAGAGGTGGCTCTAAACACCTTTCATTTCCCTTTCAGCATCCTCAAGCCATGTCATATTCAAGACGAGACATCCTGTAGACTCCACAAGAGAGCTCCACTTCTGCTCGGACTTTCCACATCTAGTGAAGTGTGTTCGAAACGCGTTTGTAGCCACTGGTTTCACAACTCCAGATGGTCGTGCATGTGTACAGCACATACAACTATCACGGGAAAAGGACAAAAGCCCTTTGACGTTGAAAGCAATGCCACATATAACCAGTGCACACATCAGACCCAACTCTTTCGAAAAAATGAAGGTAAACTTAGCCTTCACACTCTTTAGCGAAGAAGTCATAAAAGGTCTCTTTATATTGAAAATGCACTTAAAACACTCTTCTGATTCAATTACACCGACAGAAAAGCTTGTGAAGCGCATGAGTGGCCTCATATCCCTACTCACATCAAGAGTTCCATGCAGTGGACTGAGGCCGTCATCTCAGGGTGTTGCTGACCTTGAGGCATTTCTTGACTTTCTTAATGAATGGGAACATGTAGCAAAGAGTGCTGGAGGCGGCTTTATCAGCAAGAGTACTGCTGAAGGACTGCGCGTTACGATTCGCAGCATACTTTCACTTTTGAGATACCTGGCATCTTTAGGTTTCAAATACCTACTTACGTCAAGGTTAAGTCAGGACAAGTTGGAAAATCTCTTCGGTATTATCCGACAGTACTCGGGCACAAATGACCACCCAAGCGCGGCACAGTTTCTCGTAACTGTCAATTGCCTCAGCTTCTATAACCTTGCCCGTCCGCCTAAGTCAGGAAACAGTCCAGCCCAGCTTGTTAATGC
The DNA window shown above is from Dermacentor silvarum isolate Dsil-2018 chromosome 1, BIME_Dsil_1.4, whole genome shotgun sequence and carries:
- the LOC125942629 gene encoding uncharacterized protein LOC125942629 encodes the protein MRQANEKMGDDVLSDRIKALPPKQQIAIRTCFKAAGRRSTSGMRYENEWILECVLLRMRSPKLYEQLRKHKILILPGRTCLQRYVQKFKSGFGFSENVFKAITVKTEDMDMNARHGGIVFDEMKLSEHFSVNAAGAVQGFVDLGKYTPEEDKTVPADHGMVILLQPFQGD